The Henckelia pumila isolate YLH828 chromosome 2, ASM3356847v2, whole genome shotgun sequence genome includes a window with the following:
- the LOC140877726 gene encoding uncharacterized protein, with protein MAATYHSILLTSWKQCVETAYASSHTTLDKNMIYLLDSTTNRCRDEEWKKIVTNGVKMYNASRGIPRGPLFKQLTGNIKQSGSVECGFCVMKYMKDIVECENLHLDKMYSGSIRNQYYDQAQFDEIRSEWSEFIYSYNRSNMKRSKMVPYYFGNFMPNTSVIKRSKMVPITSRASTSLRNVMRNSTKVALLFSGIALP; from the exons ATGGCAGCCACTTATCACAGCATATTGCTAACCAGTTGGAAGCAGTGTGTAGAGACAGCATATGCCTCATCCCATACAACACTgg ataaaaatatgatCTATTTGCTGGACTCTACTACTAACAGATGTCGAGATGAGGAATGGAAAAAGATAGTGACAAA TGGGGTCAAGATGTACAATGCTTCAAGAGGTATTCCTAGAGGGCCACTTTTTAAACAATTGACG GGTAATATAAAACAAAGTGGTTCGGTTGAATGCGGATTTTGTGTGATGAAGTATATGAAAGATATAGTTGAATGTGAAAATCTACATTTGGATAAAATG tATTCAGGATCCATCAGGAACCAATATTACGACCAAGCTCAATTTGACGAAATTAGAAGTGAATGGAGCGAATTCATCTACTCCTAT AACCGGTCCAATATGAAGCGAAGTAAAATGGTACCCTATTACTTCGGTAATTTCATGCCTAATACTTCGGTTATTAAGCGAAGTAAAATGgtacctattacttcacgtgcatCTACTTCG CTGCGCAATGTCATGCGCAATAGCACTAAAGTAGCTCTGCTCTTTAGCGGAATAGCGCTTCCTTGA
- the LOC140877727 gene encoding uncharacterized protein, whose amino-acid sequence MSQRKHKKKVLVEQLQELDADENHGDEEELGLTDGEAHHVNIQKKRGPTLMAKVSTAARWGKKTKIDYDDMGRPAYNANGRALQSYIGSIARSMVPINIKSWPDVPENIKQKVWEEISNVFEVAPESQSSVMSSAAQKWRDFKNKLTSRFVWPNRDNPEKLISPPSQYQLPIADWKEFVNARLDPSWEATHEKQKERTMHCRYHHKMSRKGYIGLEAELREKNIIAEDEVVDRSILWRKAREDKSGIITSPDTSEVAEKIDDLLEKKEKGEFKVFGMNDVLTTALGSQEHHGRVRGVGGFVKPHVFFKTPRKKRESFQKTTTGNSNEQLEETRLLKAELEKLKAQLASVLPIINDRSSEIVASNKSSEIQCPKQKQSKDMDPKLSKDLEDFYECGPPDMKGKKCHLAVKKCENVVAYGTVISEGGPNVMIHNVPLGEENFKVSVDVVLDETAMLPIPIKSGPTIVTDAIGAIVGWPKELVIFPKKKVL is encoded by the exons ATGAGTCAaagaaaacataaaaagaaaGTTTTAGTTGAGCAGCTTCAAGAATTAGATGCTGATGAAAATCATGGAGATGAAGAGGAACTTGGGCTTACTGATGGAGAAGCACATCATGTAAATATTCAAAAGAAGCGAGGCCCTACATTGATGGCTAAAGTAAGTACAGCTGCAAGATGGGGAAAAAAAACGAAGATCGATTATGATGATATGGGGCGGCCAGCATACAATGCAAATGGTAGGGCACTACAATCATACATTGGATCCATTGCTAGATCTATGGTGCCAATCAATATAAAATCGTGGCCTGATGTTCCAGAAAACATCAAACAAAAAGTGTGGGAAGAGATCTCG AATGTCTTCGAGGTAGCGCCAGAAAGTCAGTCTTCGGTGATGAGTTCAGCAGCTCAGAAATGGCGAGATTTCAAAAACAAATTGACCAGCAGATTTGTTTGGCCTAACAGAGATAATCCTGAAAAATTGATTTCTCCGCCTAGTCAGTATCAACTCCCAATAGCAGATTGGAAGGAATTTGTGAATGCGAGACTAGATCCATCATGGGAG GCTACTCACGAAAAGCAAAAAGAACGAACAATGCACTGTAGATATCACCACAAAATGTCTCGAAAGGGTTACATCGGATTGGAGGCTGAACTG AGGGAGAAAAACATAATTGCTGAAGACGAAGTAGTTGATAGATCGATTCTTTGGCGAAAAGCTCGTGAAGACAAATCTGGAATCATTACGAGTCCGGACACATCAGAAGTTGCTGAAAAAATT GATGACTTATTGGAGAAAAAGGAAAAAGGAGAATTCAAGGTTTTTGGAATGAATGATGTTTTAACCACTGCCTTAGGAAGTCAGGAACACCATGGAAGGGTTCGAGGCGTGGGAGGATTTGTAAAACCTCACGTTTTTTTTAAGACTCCAAGAAAAAAGAGGGAATCATTCCAGAAAACTACGACGGGAAACAGCAATGAACAATTGGAGGAGACTAGACTTTTGAAGGCTGAATTAGAGAAGTTGAAGGCTCAACTTGCTAGTGTTTTGCCAATCATCAATGATCGAAGTTCTGAGATTGTAGCATCAAACAAGTCCTCAGAAATTCAATGTCCAAAGCAAAAACAATCGAAGGATATGGACCCAAAGTTGTCAAAGGATTTGGAAGATTTTTATGAATGCGGCCCTCCTGACATGAAG GGTAAAAAATGCCACCTTGCCGTCAAAAAATGTGAAAATGTGGTGGCGTATGGCACAGTAATATCAGAGGGAGGCCCAAATGTCATGATTCACAATGTTCCACTTGGGGAAGAGAACTTCAAGGTGTCTGTTGATGTTGTGTTAGATGAAACAGCAATGCTTCCAATCCCAATTAAGTCTGGACCAACAATCGTTACTGATGCAATTGGAGCCATTGTTGGTTGGCCTAAAGAGTTGGTAATTTTTCCAAAGAAAAAGGTATTGTGA
- the LOC140877728 gene encoding uncharacterized protein, whose product MTWIWHGESAENDRMNLSTNQEPIGDYNDDFETTNMCEAAYDNYTENPEAFMKFLEEAEKPLYNGCTRYTKLSALVKLYNTKARHGMSDALFSDLLTDFGDMLPDNHNLPSSTYDAKKTLSCLSLSHEKIHACSNDCILYRKQYKDCVSCPKCGSSRWKLNKKNIEKKGIPAKVMWYFPPIPRFKRMFKSLETSKNLTWHAETTRVAGQLRHPSDSPSWRLVDHMWPDFESEPRNLRLALAADGINPHSNLSSRYSCWPVMLTTYNLPPSMCMKRKFIMLTMLISGPKQPGNDIDVYLEVLVEDLQRLWEGVDGVYDAYRRQFFTFKAVLLWTINDFPAYGNLSGCTTHGYYACPVCGEDTCANHLENGKKMSFVGHRRFLPMFHPYRRQTKEFNGMEEHGEKSTPLSGVALFDKLADIRCDFGKKVSVKGKKRKKSKENNVEDSKEEKYLGETDFKKCWKKKSIFFNLPYWKHLHVRHCLDVMHIEKNVFESLINTLMNVKGKSKDNLAARLDMLQMGVRPELTPKFGEKRTYLPLAACSFTKKEKLQVCQSLMDIKVPEGYSSNTKNLVCLSELKLTGLKSHDCHVLMQQLLPILIRDALPKHVRYAIIRLCFFFKDICCKVIDVAKLDKLQSDLVVTLCLLEQYFPPSFFDIMVHLTIHLVREVRLCGPVYFRWMYPFERCMKVFKSYVGSRKHPEGCIVKRYSAEEAIEFCSEYLNGLDPVGVPQSNRDPKSNVPGFLACKTPIVVPQSDMQQAHLTVLENTEEVSPYIIEHKTFLKSMFPKKEKDEKWIQDAHNKRFIDWFRAKVAAEIDSCNGGTTSTLTWLAHGPRPQVIKYSSYVINGNLYQTKARDDDRVCQNSGVSLVASTMLVCSAKDKNPLIADVSFYGVIEEIWELDYHQFQVPLFKCAWVANDKGVINNDECGFTLVNMNKRGHKNDEFSLASQVNQVFYIDDPSKKGWSIVLPVPNRCYEGEDDGWNSIPESRPIDDVETHDIPIHERYFRVENEGVWETNKKK is encoded by the exons ATGACTTGGATTTGGCATGGCGAGTCTGCCGAAAATGATAGAATGAATTTAAGCACCAACCAGGAGCCAATTGGTGATTATAATGACGACTTTGAAACCACTAATATGTGTGAGGCAGCATATGATAATTATACAGAAAATCCAGAAGCGTTTATGAAATTTTTGGAGGAAGCAGAGAAACCTTTGTACAATGGATGTACACGTTACACAAAGTTGAGTGCACTTGTAAAATTATACAACACCAAAGCAAGGCATGGGATGAGTGATGCTTTATTTTCAGATCTACTAACGGATTTTGGGGATATGCTGCCAGATAATCACAATCTACCATCCTCAACGTATGATGCAAAAAAGACGTTGAGTTGTCTGTCGTTGAGTCATGAAAAGATCCATGCTTGTTCCAATGATTGCATTCTTTATAGGAAACAATATAAGGACTGTGTAAGTTGCCCTAAATGTGGATCGTCGCGTTGGAAGCTAAACAAGAAGAACATTGAGAAGAAAGGTATTCCTGCCAaggtgatgtggtatttcccTCCCATACCAAGATTTAAGCGCATGTTCAAATCTTTAGAGACATCAAAGAATTTAACTTGGCATGCAGAAACCACAAGAGTTGCTGGTCAGTTACGTCATCCATCTGATTCCCCATCTTGGAGGTTGGTGGATCATATGTGGCCCGACTTCGAAAGTGAACCAAGAAATCTTCGCCTAGCACTTGCAGCTGATGGCATTAATCCTCATAGCAATCTTAGTAGTCGGTATAGCTGCTGGCCAGTCATGTTGACCACCTATAATCTTCCTCCAAGCATGTGTATGAAGAGGAAATTCATCATGCTAACTATGCTCATTTCAGGGCCTAAACAACCAggaaatgatatagatgtttacCTCGAGGTGCTAGTTGAAGATTTGCAACGATTGTGGGAAGGAGTTGATGGCGTTTATGATGCTTATCGAAGACAGTTTTTCACCTTTAAAGCAGTCTTATTATGGACCATTAATGATTTTCCTGCCTATGGTAACCTTAGTGGATGCACTACACATGGTTATTATGCATGTCCAGTATGCGGAGAAGATACTTGTGCAAATCATTTGGAAAATGGGAAGAAAATGTCATTTGTTGGTCATAGACGTTTCCTACCAATGTTTCATCCCTATCGAAGGCAAACTAAGGAATTCAATGGCATGGAAGAACATGGAGAAAAATCCACACCATTATCTGGGGTTGCCTTGTTTGACAAACTTGCGGACATAAGATGTGATTTTGGAAAGAAGGTCAGTGTGAAAggtaaaaagagaaaaaaatcaaAGGAGAATAATGTGGAAGACAGcaaagaagaaaaatatttaggggaaacagattttaaaaaatgttggAAGAAAAAGTCAATTTTTTTCAATCTTCCTTATTGGAAACATCTTCATGTTAGGCATTGTCTCGATGTGATGCACATAGAGAAAAATGTCTTTGAATCCCTCATTAATACTTTGATGAATGTTAAAGGAAAATCTAAGGACAATCTGGCAGCTAGGCTGGACATGCTTCAAATGGGAGTTAGGCCTGAATTGACACCTAAATTTGGAGAAAAAAGAACATATCTCCCTCTTGCTGCATGCTCATTCACAAAAAAAGAGAAGTTACAAGTGTGTCAATCATTAATGGATATAAAAGTTCCAGAAGGTTACTCATCGAACACGAAGAATCTTGTGTGCTTGTCTGAGCTGAAGTTGACTGGCTTGAAATCCCATGATTGCCATGTTCTAATGCAGCAACTCCTACCAATACTCATTCGTGATGCGTTGCCAAAACATGTTAGATACGCCATCATAAGATTATGTTTTTTCTTCAAAGATATTTGTTGCAAGGTTATAGATGTAGCCAAGTTAGATAAGCTGCAATCTGACTTGGTTGTTACACTTTGCTTATTGGAGCAGTATTTTCCCCCATCTTTCTTCGACATTATGGTGCACTTAACAATCCACCTTGTTCGAGAAGTCCGATTATGTGGACCTGTCTACTTTCGTTGGATGTATCCATTCGAAAGATGCATGAAGGTGTTTAAGAGTTATGTTGGCAGTCGAAAACATCCTGAAGGTtgcattgttaagagatattcaGCGGAAGAAGCAATTGAGTTTTGTTCTGAATACCTCAACGGACTTGATCCTGTTGGGGTCCCTCAATCAAACCGAGACCCCAAATCCAATGTTCCTGGATTTTTAGCATGCAAAACACCAATTGTAGTGCCGCAAAGTGATATGCAACAAGCACATTTGACTGTTCTGGAAAATACAGAAGAAGTATCTCCCTACATAAT TGAACATAAAACCTTTTTGAAGTCCATGTTTCCGAAAAAAGAGAAAGATGAAAAATGGATACAAGATGCTCACAATAAGAGGTTCATTGACTGGTTTCGCGCAAAG GTGGCTGCTGAAATAGATAGTTGCAATGGTGGAACGACATCGACATTGACATGGCTAGCTCATGGACCACGCCCGCAAGTCATTAAGTACAGTAGTTATGTGATAAATGGCAACTTATACCAAACAAAGGCGCGGGATGATGATAGAGTTTGCCAAAACAGTGGGGTTTCTCTAGTTGCCAGCACCATGCTTGTCTGTAGTGCCAAAGATAAAAATCCATTGATTGCTGATGTGTCTTTTTATGGAGTAATTGAAGAAATATGGGAATTAGACTATCATCAATTTCAAGTTCCTCTTTTCAAGTGCGCTTGGGTTGCAAATGATAAGGGAGTAATAAACAACGATGAATGTGGCTTCACTTTGGTCAACATGAACAAAAGAGGGCACAAGAATGATGAATTTTCCCTTGCAAGTCAAGTCAATCAAGTTTTTTATATTGATGACCCATCAAAAAAAGGATGGTCAATTGTGCTCCCAGTGCCAAATAGGTGCTATGAGGGGGAGGATGATGGTTGGAATAGTATTCCAGAGTCTCGACCAATTGATGATGTTGAGACTCATGATATACCTATTCACGAAAGATACTTTAGAGTGGAAAACGAGGGTGTCTGGGAAACGAACAAGAAAAAATGA